ATGACCATGTTCCCCATGAAATTGACCCATACTTTTTCCAGGATATGTTCACACAGTAAGTACTATTATTCATTGTAAGAGTTCAGAATTCTTGTGACATAAAGGATGCATGGATTAAAACATTCCTGAGTTTTTCACAATCGCTGTTTTCCACTCTCAAAGCTTTGAAGTTATAGTTTCATTTgcacttttttctctttcaaagtaAAAGTGATCATTTTGATGTTGTTCATTTTGCTTTCCTTATATCATAttagaacttcatacaattttttatGCTTGTAATGCCAGATGAATTGAATAATTTCAGTGTCATGATTTCAAAGTATGGATAATTTAATCTAAGTATGACCTGGTACTTCTGAGCTTTCTTAAAGTCCAGATGTGCTCTTCTGAGGATAAATGATGTCAATGAATACAGAGACTTCTAAATATTGAGTGACAAGAATTGCTATTTTCACATGCAGCTGACTTTGGGACTGTCAAGATTAAATTTTGGGAGCACTGTTCTCCTAcacataattctctctctctctctctctctctctctctctctctctctctctctctctctctccctctctgttttgCATTTCAGAGTTTCTTTGATAAAcgttttaattttattctaaatgtttaccttttgcccTATATGTTTCCAGTGCTTTCCTTCATGTATATGGATGTGCTTATCAAGATACTCTTGCTTTGAGGGTGGCCATTTAGGACCACTTTTTAGCTCTTCTGAAATCTGCAAGATTAAGGATTAATGTAAGAAAAATCTGAATTCCTTATAAAATTTGATGAAAAATATTAAAGTGTGTCTCTTTAGAGGAAGTAAGGTGTGCTTATCATATATCTCTATGGAGCAATTTAAAAATACCCTAAAATATACCAATAGAGTTtgcaaatctatttttaaaatctacaaaataaaatatagtactgAACAATAATTGTGCTCATTGGGAAATTTCTgtgtatttcttaaaatattggTGGGATTTTCAGTAAAACATTGAGAACAGTGgagaattaaatattttcaaatataaatatcCTATATTTGGGGTGGTGACTCATTTAGTTTGAAAATAGCATACCTTAGATACCAATAGATCAAAAAATTTATATATCCATGTAATAGTTCCTTTATGCAGTAACTGAAGATAGATTTAATTTCTTTAGGATCACATTGATTCTCAAATAAACCCAAAAATTTGTTTAATATACATAACTGGCTAAGGGAATTAGATGCTGACTGGAGCCACGTGTTCTTCATCATAACTAATTCTGCTTCTTACTGTCTAttccctctgctctctcctttcaGCAGCTCATGCAGCAATgtacatctgtatgtgttttctgtatattatgcaGCAATATGCCCATATGTAAAAAGGCTATACCTTCAGTTATATGAGCCATAGTATCTAGCTTATTCATGCTAATGAGACAATTATATCTTGTAAAATTCCTCAACCTTTTATGCAAtcaaaaattccatcaaaatagtTCATGACAGAAAAATAGTGtttttacaataaaatattaactaTCTTGTCTTATACTATGCAATTCCaaataaaatattacttaatgtacttaaaatttttgtattttttctgcaataaaaaaatagataaaatgaaGTAACTTCTGGTTTTGTAGAACATTGCTCTGGTGCCTATCAATTATCCCAGACTGCTTTCTCCATCTTTATCCTTATGAGTATTAGCAGTGAAAATTGTTCCATCCCTAAGTGTATGTTGGTCCAAGCACATTCCTGTACTCTTACCTGTGCCTTTATAATTGAGGTCTCATTTTCTTTGAATTGCAGACTTGTGGTCTTTTCTTTGCACACAATCGAATAATCGCAACTGGGTGTCCTCTAAATCCTTTCATCGAGTTCTATGATGTATGTGCCCTGCATTAATTTACTTGCAAAGTACAACTATGATGTCTGCTCCTCTGTATCTACTTATCTTTCTTCAtctaagtatttttcttttactcaGCTCTATGGTTGTGTTTTCTAGCTCCCCTTTCCTCAGGGCAGTTATGAAGGAAGATGTAATATACAGGGGCATTTTCCTGCCCAGCCAGAAACAGAAGTACAAGCAGCCCATGAAATGTAAATCAATCTCTCTGATGTAAAGAATTTTGTCAGGGTCTGGCTGAAGTGAGTGCTGATGCCTGTCCTTGCCAGCACTGTGAGGACTGTACTACCACTTATCTCTAACTCCTacttaaaggaagaaaagtgaaTTCAGACCTTTATAgattagttttcttttaaattaaagtatTAAGATATTATTGAATTGTATGTTGTTTCAATGCCATCTGCTCTAATTAAGTATGTAGATAACTTATGAAGtattctttgatttttaagtAAATTACCTGATGTAGTAGACATTTAGAAATAGTACAAAAAAATTCCCTGATTTCTTATCTTTCCTACTGATTTGCCTACAGGATTTTTTACTATCATTATGTAAATAaccattttaaagattatttttgttcattCATACTCCTATCCATTATTAAAATGCTATTAACAATTTCTTAACATTTACATGTTGTCTAAAgcatttgtagattttttttgcctcatatttctttttttttctggctagTTGTATGTCAACTTAATAAAAACTGCTTTAGTCTTTGCTGCCAGAACATTATtcataagggttttttttttatttcatgatttTACTCTGCtacatacattttcattttcatccttattaattattttagaaTTATGATATATGCAAAGTCTTTTGTTTGATTTCATGTGAAGTTTCTAGGCAAAACcattacatttaaaagaaatgaaactcGGGGTATGAAACTGTAAATCTCAGCAGCATCCCAGAAAAGAAGTATAGAGGATGTTCTATTGAGTATCCAATGTTCTTTGAGACAGCGTTAATGTCAGATATATGGCAGATCACCATCtgtgttaaaggaaaaaaaagttttggaaaagaaatagagaagcagaaaaatgagagttgaataaataaaaataagtatgtgaCTATAAGGCCAGAATTctgcagaaaaaaaattacatttaatataccccttttcttttttcaatatgtatgtttaatataaatttaatatcCTTCCCTATATATctttacaaaatatacaaaagtaATATTGTATATCTATGAAACTCTGAAAAATAGCTTAATATGAATTATGTATATCcaactgaagaaaaatatttacaaatataaactTAGGAAACAGCTTTGTGAATAGCGCACTTCATCCAATAACTCGGTCAGTTAGTCAATAATTAAACAAAGGATTAAGAGATTCTGTGAAATAATGTGTGGATAGCTTAGACTGGCTGTTGAAGTTCTTCTCTTCCAGGCAATTATTGCTATTAAGATTCATGGACCTCTACCCTCACAGGGACTCACATCCGCATAAGTGATGCACACAGctcataaaaacaataaatataaaataaatttggatGTGGATACACGTGAATTAATCCCCAAAGCTTAAAGGCAGAGCAAGAGAGATCCCCATAAGTTCAATGCAACCCGGACCACCCTATTAAAAATATCCAcaacccagcactcagaaggcagaggcaggcagatttctgagttcgaggccagcctggtctacaaagtgagttccaggacagccagggctatacagagaaaccctatctcaaaaaaacaaaaacaaaaaaccacacgaAATAACAATTATAGCAATGTATGACTTAAATTATCTTTGTGATATTCTTTCAATGGGATATTGTCACAAAAACTTGGGTGACTGGGTCAAGGTATATTGTCATTTTATTACTGTAGAGACTGATAAGCCAAGATTCAAGCATTAAATGTTCTTAGGATTTGTCAGAACATAATTACTTATTTGTGCACCATTTTCTCCACACATAcaagataaataaatcaatatagTAAGAGTCCCTGAGACCATGATTAATAAATGTTAATGCAGTCAGATCTTACCTAATACTACATAACTTCAAGTGCCCATTCCAATTGTAAAcaattcatgaaaatatattaaaataagaatTCTATAGAAACATTGCCATTTGAATGAAAAAGTTATTTCAAAAAGTATGAAGATTGTATGGTTTATGTCTTTCTTCCATGTAATTTTATGAAATCTGTGCAGGTATAATTTTATGAACTACCAGTTACTTCTGGCCCTGGTGTTTACCATTGAGGAGATCAACAGAAATCCTCATCTTCTACCCAACACAACTCTTGGATTTGAGCATCATAACATTAAATTTTCTGAAAAGAATATTcttcttgggggctggtgagatggctcagtgggtaagagcacccgactgctcttccgaaggtcaggagttcaagtcccggcaaccacatggtggctcacaaccatccgtaacaagatctgactccctcttctggagtgtatgaagacagctacagtgtacttacatataaccaataaataaatctttaaaaaaaaaaaaaaaaaagaatattcttctTGGTCCCTTTCTTTGGCTCACAGGGTTGAGCAATCAACTAATTAATTATAACTGTGGACAGAAGAGAAATTTACCTGCAGCACTCACTGGAACATCATGGGCAATATCTGCCCATATTGGGACACTGCTACAACTCTACAAAATACCTCAGGTGAGCAGTAGGATGTGGGAACTGGAGTCATATACCATTTTTTAGCATTATAGCTTTCTGATAATGTAAACTATGGGTACTTGAATTAATCAAGAACCAAAGTAAATGATGAAGGTACTTGATGACAGATCCACATTTCAATTACCTGAAATAGAATGGAAGGAGAGGTGAATAGGAATAGCTATGTTATTGAAAATAGAGAACTGTCAATACGTTTTGTTGAAAACTCTGTAATGAGTTGGCTTTTCAAAATATGACAAAGTCATCTTCATCTTGGCTTCTGTTGATTCAGGATTGACACTGTGTTTGATGCCaatgttctttctcttgtttccAATTTTGTTTTGTACAGCTCAGTTTGGATATTTTGATTCTAACATGAATGACCAAAGTCAGTTTAAAACTCTCTATCAGGTGGCCCCTGAGGACACATATCTGTCACTGGCCTTAGTGTCTTTGATGCTTCATTTCAGCTGGTCCTGGGTGGGTCTGATTGTCCCAAATGACCCCAGAGGGACTCAGATTCTATCAGAGTTTAGAGATGTTATGGAAAGTAATAGGATCTGCTTAGCCTTTGTGAAAATGATTCCTGGCACCTGGAATTCATATTCTGATTCAATATGGAAAAATATGGAGAAGATTCAGGAATCATCAGCAAATGTGATTGTTATTTATGGGGACATTGTTTCTTTACAAGGTTTAATGCGACACATTGCACAACTGTTAGTGACATGGAAAGTCTGGGTCTTGAACTCTCAATGGGATATTGACTACTATTCTGATTATTTTATGATAGAATCCTTTCATGGGAGTCTCATTTTTTCACACCATCATGAAGAGATGGTTGAGTTTGTGAATTTTGTTCAAACAGTGAATCCCTACACATACCCTGAAGATGATTATCTTCctaagttttgggtttttttcttcaaGTGCTCTTTTTCTGAGTTTGATTGCCAACTTTTGGAGAACTGCCAACCCAATGCATCTTTGGACTTACTGCTCAGACACATTTTTGACCCAGCCATGAGTGAAGAGAGCTACAACCTATACAATGCTGTGTATGCTCTTGCTCACAGCCTCCATGAGATGACTGTTCAACAAATACAGACACAACCATATGCCAATGGAGACGGAATGGCATTCTTGCCCTGGCAGGTAATATCCCTTCCTGTGTATTATCAGCAATgtcacattttttattatttattgaggtTTAGTATTAGGCATCAAAGGCTTTAGAATATGTTGGGAATTAGCAAGCAAGAGAATATCTGTTTCACTCTGATGTTCAATGCAAAATCTCGAGTTCAGTATCTTTATAAATTGTGTGCCAGGGACAGAGGAAAAAACATATTAAACTAATCCTAAATTCATATAACAAAGTTGCTTTACAGGCTTTTTCATAATATCTTCAATGTGAAAAGTTGAGAATTCCCATTTATATTCCTCAGAGCAGACGCTGGCACAATAGATCCTTAAGAATTAAAATTCTTCTGAATAGTAACATGGGATTATAGAGTTAAGGATCACTTTAAATTGAACTTTCAACTTGAGAGTCTTCATTTTACACATGCAAGATCTGAATATATTCTAAAAGTTAACAGTTGTGGCTGGCTGTTCAAAGAATTTTGAATGAACTGAATCCACATAACACTTTTTCTTAGCTATATTTAATTGAATGATTTCTCCTGAACAGAGTGATTTTTGAAACTGAATACATTTCAATccaagtatattttatttactcaaCCATTTTGATGCCTCCTTTATAGTTGCTTTTCATCATGAGGGGATAAAAGACACTGAGattgtttgtattatatttttaaaaagatttttagtaTCTCAGATTTCAGTATACATTCCTGCATCTCTTCTAGATCCTCCCTTTTCTAAAGATCACCCTACTTAAAAACCATCCAAGTGGTCAAACTGTAATTGATGAGAGGAAAAACTTATATTCAGAATATGACATTTTCAATTTTTGGAATTTCCCAACGGGTCTTGGATTAAAGATGAAAGTAGGAACCTTTTCTCCAAATTCTCCCCAGGGTCAACAGTTGTCCTTATCTGAGGAAATGATACAATGGCCGACACAGTTTACAAAAGTAAGTTGTGACTTACCTCACTGCCTTGCCTTTTTAtgaaaacaaaagtaattttcaGGATATAGTGTTAATTGGACACTCATTCAGTATCAGTCAATCTTTAACTCCTAATGAGTAACGGACAACATTTGACTATTTTGTCATTTCCCTGACTTTGATTAATGGAAAAGTTGTTTTTAATAAccacatgtttcttttttaaacaattttattagatattttcttcatttacatttcaaatactatcctgaaacgCCCCTgtaccctctcctccccaaccctgctcccctacccacccactcctgcttcttgtccctgcattcccctgtactgggcatataaagtttgcaagaccaaggggcctttcttcctagtgatggctgactaggccaaatcattctggcatatgcaatagtgtcttcatTTTCTTATACATAGTGTCTGTAAGATTTCTGTCACTGCCTCAAAACACTGATTGAGTTTATTTTGTCAAGAAGTTGAAATTTCGggtcgtggtggcacatgcctttaatcccagcacttggaaggcagaggcaggcagatttctgagttcaaggctagcctggactacaatgtgagttccagaacagccagggttacacagagaaaccctgtctcaaaaaaacaaagcaaagcaagcaaacaaaaaaacaaaaagaagttgaAAATTCAGTGAGAGAGCTAAGATGAAATTCTATTTTTCAGCCTTTGAAAAGGCACAATATCATGGCAGGCCAGTGTGGTATGTGTTTGGGTACCTGtgggtacgtgtgtgtgtgtgtgtgtgtgtgtgtgtgtatgtgtatgtatgtgtgggtacatgtgtgtgtgtgtgtgtgtgtgtgtgtgtgtgtgtgtgtgtgtgtgtgtgttatttttgtttggtgctTCACACAAAGAGTCAAGAAAAGTTGACTGAAGGAAGTGCAGGTTTCTTTTAGCTCTGGGCATGTATGATATGGTAGAAAAACAGTGTTTTAGGTGCCAGAAGATGTGATCACATCATATTCACAGATCAGAATCAGAAATCAAAGAATGTGTTTGCTTACATTCTATCTATATTTCATTTTCGTCTGAGACAGTGGACAATGAAATGCTGACACCGATTATGGTGGCTCTTCCCATCTCAGGTAAATGTCTTTATAAAATTCCTCCCAGAACTGGATAAGATTTGTTTCCATTACAAAACCAAGCCCTGTAAAGTTTTCAATCAAGATTTATACTCACATTGGATACAAAAGCTCCACCTAGTAGCCAGGAAGCTTGAGACACATTAACTCTGAAGTCGTACCATGACGTTCTCCAATACTACTTTAATGAGGTGCTCTTTACAACAGCTGCACGGTATTGGCCCAAGATGTAAACATGTGGATGATCTCATGGAAAAGGAACCAAAATTAGTAATTCCAAACTCATTATCTTCAACTTTTATTGGAAGCATTTACAAAGTAACTCTTCAATGATACTCAGAATTGGTCCAAAAATTTGGATTTTTCAAAAATTCCAAGCATTTGCTAGTAGATTTCTTTCCTCCTAGATTCCTCAGTCTGTGTGCAGTGAGAGCTGTAGGCCTGGATTCAGGAAAGCTGCCCAGGAGGGGAAGGCTGTCTGCTGCTTTGATTGCATTCCTTGTGCAGACAATGAGATTTCCAATGAGACAGGTAAATAAAGGCTTACAGAGATGTTTCCAACTTGTACACAGGAGTCTGCAATACCTAAGCAAACAGGAAAGGACTAGAGATAAGTAAGAGATAAGCTCTTGCCCAGTAGTAAGAAATTTAAGCATTGCTGTTAGGTTTTTATGGTTGGTTTACTTTTtgtttagtgtttgtttgtttgtttgtttgtttgtttgtttgtttggtgtgtgtgtgtgtgtgtgtgtgtgtgtgtgtgtgtgtaccaataAGTCTTTATTTTCCAAAGGAAGGTAAAGTCACCATGCACTACCAAATAATTATACAATAGGAGTATAAGTTTATGGGTGTAGTAAAAATTAACCATGAAATAAACACCCCAGGGGCTTAGTCTCCCGAAGTTCAGGAACGATATCAAGGAAAGGACAGACAAGTACACACTTTCACATCATAAATTCAAGATTTCTCAAAAAGCTTTGTCTTCTAGCAGTAAACATGGGAATACATTTGTCTGTCTCCTAGTAACAGTCTTGTGGCCACTTTAACGTAAATTTCTTGCCCTGGCATTAAGGTCCTGAGTGGCTTAACTGTGCATTCATATTCAATTTTCTGGTCTTCAGATTCCACTTTCTACATGGAAATCACCACAATTGCTTCTCTCTACCTAAGGATGACAGATTAAGTTGGTTTGATCCATCCAAAGGCGAATCACACCATGAAATGGTCTTGCCAGAGAGAAGTTCATCACCTGTAATCCCTGCACAGAGGAGCCTAAGGATAGAGGATTTCTGTTTGACATCACAGACCCTAGACATTGAAAACATCCTCAACTTACATTGCTGAGCCATTGCAAATATTTTCCCCCTGAATACTCACTTTCCCCACAAATACACAGTCCCTTTTTTTAAACCCTGGAAACAGTGTTTTTAGCATCATGTttttagactttttaaaatttta
This Mus musculus strain C57BL/6J chromosome 7, GRCm38.p6 C57BL/6J DNA region includes the following protein-coding sequences:
- the Vmn2r126 gene encoding vomeronasal 2, receptor 126 precursor, which encodes MFWIFIFGVLYIPNFVCAFTGDKCYGTIKEYTYYEGDVTIGAFFPLHSYYTHDHVPHEIDPYFFQDMFTQYNFMNYQLLLALVFTIEEINRNPHLLPNTTLGFEHHNIKFSEKNILLGGCNQLINYNCGQKRNLPAALTGTSWAISAHIGTLLQLYKIPQVSTQFGYFDSNMNDQSQFKTLYQVAPEDTYLSLALVSLMLHFSWSWVGLIVPNDPRGTQILSEFRDVMESNRICLAFVKMIPGTWNSYSDSIWKNMEKIQESSANVIVIYGDIVSLQGLMRHIAQLLVTWKVWVLNSQWDIDYYSDYFMIESFHGSLIFSHHHEEMVEFVNFVQTVNPYTYPEDDYLPKFWVFFFKCSFSEFDCQLLENCQPNASLDLLLRHIFDPAMSEESYNLYNAVYALAHSLHEMTVQQIQTQPYANGDGMAFLPWQILPFLKITLLKNHPSGQTVIDERKNLYSEYDIFNFWNFPTGLGLKMKVGTFSPNSPQGQQLSLSEEMIQWPTQFTKIPQSVCSESCRPGFRKAAQEGKAVCCFDCIPCADNEISNETDMDQCVQCPESHYANSEKNHCLQKSVSFLAYEEPLGMGLTITALDFSVLTAVVLVVFVKHRDTPIVKANNRVLSYTLLLTLIICFLSCLLYIRQPNTATCILQQTAFGTLFTVALSTVLAKAIVVVTAFKITSPARMVRWLIVSGAPNSIIPICTLIQLIIYGIWLATSPPFIDQNAHVEHGHIIIMCNKGSAVAFHCVLGYLCFLALGSYSMAFLSRNLPDTFNEAKYLSFSMQVFFCVWITFLPVYHSTKGKVMVAMEVFSVLASSIALLALIFAPKCYIILLRPDKNSRLDIRHKIHSRRVVI